The Fusobacterium massiliense DNA window ATGAAAATGAAATAAAAGAATATTCAATTGATAAAAAGCTATATTTAGATATTTTTAATAAAGTTTCTACAAAGTATGAATTAAAAAATATAAATAAATTTAAAAATTCTCTATACGAATATTTTAAAAAAGAATTTTTTTTAAATTCAGATTTAAAAGAGCTTCTAATTGGATAATGGGAGAATAATATGAGAATAGCAATCTATGGTGGAAGTTTTAATCCCATACACAAGGGACACGAGCAAATTGTAGAATATATATGCAATGATAAAGAACTAAATATTGATAAAGTTATTGTTATTCCCGTGGGTATACCTTCACATAAAGAAAATACTCTCAAAGCTTCTAATGTAAGACTAGAAATGTGTAGAGAAATCTTTAAGGATAATCAGAAAGTTTTTGTTTCTGACATAGAAATAAAAGAAAGTAAGACTTCCTATACCTATGACACTTTAATAAAAATAATAGAAATATATGGTAAAGAAAATGAATATTATGAAGTAATAGGTATGGATTCACTTAAAAATTTAAAAACTTGGAAAAATTATAAAGAACTTTTAAAGCTTGTAAAATTTATTGTATTTAAAAGAAAAGACTATCTTTTAGATGAAATGGATAAAGATCTATTAGAAAATGACAGAGTAATAATATTGGAGAATGAATATTATGATTTTTCTTCGACTGAAATTAGAGAAAGAATAAAAAATAAAAAAGATATATCTGATTTTATAAATCCAAAAATAAAAAAATTTATTTATTAGTATTTAAAATTTAAAATAAAGTCTCTTGACAGCCGGTATGAGTTCTACAAGCTCAATAAACACATGTTCTTGGAACTAATACGGACGTCAGAGACTATTTTTTATTTAATTTTATATTTTCTTATAGAATAAAAAAGATTAACCTCTCATTTGAGAAGTTAATCTTTTTTTATTTTAGAATATAATTTTATTTTAGATTAAATTGATATGTAGCAGATGCTCCTATTGAGTTGTAATGAGGTTCTCCAGCTAATCCTGTCCATTTCATATTCATGAAGAAGTTATCAGTTGGTCTGTAAGCTACCCCTACAGCAATTCCTGTTTCATTACTATATTGTGCAATACTTGCTCCAACTCCTACATTTCCAACAGAAATTTGACCCCAGTCAAGAGAGGCAGTTGCTTGAGATATTGCAGCAACTTTATTAATTTTAGCATCAACTCTTTTAATTTCTTTAGCATTTGCTTTTATAGCTTCTTTATTAGCTTGAATTTCTGCAGAGTTTGAAATTATAACTTTGTCTCTAATTTCCATATCATTTTTGTGAACATAATTTTCTTTTAGGTGTTTATCAATAACTTTTCCTTTTACACCTTTTTCTTCATTTTCTTTAACTTCACCATCTAAATTTGTTTCAGTAGAAATATTAGAGATTTTTGAATCAATTTCATTTTTACTGTAAACATCTATATTATTTCTAAAATCTTCCTTATCTTTTTTATTAACTATATTGTTTCCATTAATATTTGCTTTGTTATCAATATTTTTTGTTAATTCATCTGATAATTTTTCTTTAGTTACTGACTTGTCTTTAAGTTCTATTTTTACATCTTCTTTTCCAATAAGTCTATCTTTTCCATTAGTTATTTCTAAAGTATCAGATAGAATATCTCCTTCTGCTTTTGGAGCAACAGTATTTTTTAATTTAGCATCTAATTCGTTTTTAGTGTAAACATCACTGGCATTAGCTTTTTTATCTAATTTATTATCTAAATCAGTTTTTAAGTTATCTAGTTTGGTTTTAACTATTGTATCTGTTACTAAAGTATTAGTTGGAGTATCTAAATTAGCAGCTTCAGATAATTTTTCAGTTAACTTATCTTTAGCAGTTTTATCTATATTACTTCCATCTAATTTTACATATTTAGTTAAATCAGATTTATCAGCTTTTTCATTTAACTTATTATCAGTTTCAGATTTAGAATATACATCTAAATTAGTTCTAGCTTTACCTTTATCTTCATTAGTTAAGTTAGATAAATCTTTATTAGCTTTATTATCAAGTTTACTTCCTAAGTCTGTATTCATAGAATCTAATTTATCCTTAACCATTTTATCAGTTACAACAGTATTAGTTGGAGTGTCTATATTTGCACCTTTTGTTAGATTAGTAGTAAATGCTTCTTTTTCTAAGTTATCTCCATTTTTGTTCAACTTGTTATCTAAATTAGCAACTGTTGGAATATTATCAAGTCCTAGATTTTTTAACAATGCTATTTTTTCATCATTAGTTAAATTATCACCTTTTTTATTTAATTTATCATCAACAGAATTAATTTTATTTTTAAGCGCTTCAGATAAATTTAAAGTAACATCTTTGAATGTAGAATTATCACCACCAGTTACAGTAATATCAGTAGAAGTTATATTACCTTTAGCTAATTTTTCATTTAATTTAGAAGCATCAAGATTAGATAAATCTTTATCTAATTTTCCATCAAGCCCTTGCTTAACTAATGTATCAGTAACAAGTATTCCTTTAGGATCAGTTAAACTAGAGTTTTCACTCAATTTAGAAGCAAGCGCAATTCTCTTATCATCAGAGTCAGCATTTGTTCCATCAAGTTTTAAATATGAACCTAAATCACTAGCATTAGCTTTATTATTTAATTTAGTATCAATATCATTTTTTAAATTATCTAATTTAGCTTTTACAACTTCATCTTTAACAAGTCCACCATTAGTAGTGTCTAAATTTCCATCTCCAACTTTTGTGATAATAGTATTTTTATCAACATTAGATAAATCTTTATTAGCTTTATCATCAAGCCCTTGCTTAACTAATGTATCAGTTACTAATGCATCAGTAGGAGAAGTTAAGCTAGCACCTTCAGATAATTTTGTAGTATATTTATCTTTTTGAATATTACTAGCATCAGTCTTAGCAAATCCAGATAAATCGATAGCATTAATTTTCTCATCAATTTTAGTATTTGTTTGATCTTTAGTATATACTTCATCTTTATTAGCTTTATTGTCAACAGAATTAATTTTATTTTTAAGCGCTTCAGATAAATTTAAAGTAACATCTTTGAATGTAGAATTATCACCACCAGTTACAGTAATATCAGTAGAAGTTATATTACCTTTAGCTAATTTTTCATTTATTTTAGTTTCATCTAAATTTGATAAATCTTTATCTAATTTTCCATCAAGCCCTTGTTTAACTAATGTATCAGTAACAAGTATTCCTTTAGGATCAGTTAAACTAGAGTTTTCACTCAATTTAGAAGCAAGCGCAACTCTCTTATCATCAGAGTCAGCATTTGTTCCATCAAGTTTTAAATATGAAC harbors:
- the nadD gene encoding nicotinate (nicotinamide) nucleotide adenylyltransferase, which produces MRIAIYGGSFNPIHKGHEQIVEYICNDKELNIDKVIVIPVGIPSHKENTLKASNVRLEMCREIFKDNQKVFVSDIEIKESKTSYTYDTLIKIIEIYGKENEYYEVIGMDSLKNLKTWKNYKELLKLVKFIVFKRKDYLLDEMDKDLLENDRVIILENEYYDFSSTEIRERIKNKKDISDFINPKIKKFIY